From Mobula birostris isolate sMobBir1 chromosome 8, sMobBir1.hap1, whole genome shotgun sequence, the proteins below share one genomic window:
- the tm2d2 gene encoding TM2 domain-containing protein 2 — translation MPGVSPSHLLLGVQVALLAIAALLQGLSGSASSNGTAELAEGEEAEAEAVTVSVPATTTTTLEYRDPRSPLVLCSFLPDEFVECDDPVDLLGNTTAYQEQGYGCVKFGGQAYNEVQHTPVRCTALKDIECAGPRTFLRGNVPCIKYTGHYFVTTLLYSFFLGCFGVDRFCLAHTGTAVGKLLTLGGLGIWWFVDLILLITGGLMPSDGSNWCTYY, via the exons ATGCCGGGCGTGTCGCCCAGTCACCTGCTACTGGGGGTCCAGGTGGCGTTGCTGGCGATCGCCGCGTTGCTGCAGGGCCTGTCGGGCTCTGCTTCGTCAAACGGCACGGCTGAGCTGGCCGAGGGGGAGGAGGCGGAGGCGGAGGCGGTGACGGTGTCGGTGCCCGCGACGACGACGACGACGCTGGAGTACCGCGATCCGCGGTCCCCGCTCGTCCTCTGCAGCTTCCT GCCagatgaatttgttgaatgtgaTGATCCAGTGGACCTTCTCGGAAACACAACAGCATACCAGGAACAAGGATATGGCTGTGTAAAA TTTGGTGGCCAAGCTTACAATGAAGTGCAACATACCCCAGTCCGCTGCACTGCACTAAAGGATATTGAGTGCGCTGGACCACGCACTTTCCTCAGAGGGAATGTACCATGTATAAA GTACACTGGACATTACTTTGTGACAACCTTGCTCTATTCCTTCTTCCTGGGCTGCTTTGGCGTTGATAGATTTTGCTTGGCACACACTGGCACTGCAGTGGGCAAGCTACTGACCCTCGGAGGGCTGGGGATATGGTGGTTTGTGGACCTCATTCTACTCATCACAGGAGGCCTGATGCCCAGCGATGGCAGCAACTGGTGCACTTACTACTGA